The segment GCTCAAGGGTAAAGCAGAGCAATATCGCTTGATTGATGAAGCGATTAGAACTGCCTTGTTCATCAGAAATAAGTGTATTAGACATTGGTTGGATAACTCCAAAGTTGGTAAGTATGATCTAAGTGCTTATTGCAAGGTATTGGCATCGGAGTTCAGTTTCGCCAAGAAATTGAACTCAATGGCAAGACAAGCATCGGCAGATAGGGCTTGGTCTGCAATTTCACGGTTTTATGATAACTGCAAAAAGAAGGTTAAAGGCAAAAAAGGTTTTCCACGATTCAAGAAACGGGGCCATTCAGTAGAATATAAAACAACTGGATGGAAACTATCAGAAGATCGAAAATACTTAACTTTAACTGATAGTTTTGGGATGGGGAAACTTAAATTAATTGGAACCCATGACTTGCATTTCTATCAGTTGGCAGATATCAAACGAGTTAGACTAATCAGACGAGCAGATGGTTATTATGCTCAATTCTGTATTAACCACAATCGTGAGATCAGAACCGAACTCACTAAAAGAATGATTGGACTTGATGTAGGATTAACTAATTTTTATACTGACTCAGATGGAAATAAAGTAGACAATCCCAGATTTTTGAGACCGTCAGAAAAATCCCTGAAAAGACTACAAAAAAGGGTGTCTAAAAAGTTTCGTCGGGGTCAGAAACAGTCAAACAACTACATTAAAGCCAAGCAAAAATTAGCCAAAAAACACCTCAAGGTTAGTAGACAACGTAAAGATTGGGCGTGTAAGTTAGCCCAGTGCGTAATTCAGTCTAACGACTTGATTGCCTACGAAGATTTGCAGGTGAGAAATATGGTTAAAAACCATAAATTAGCAAAATCAATTAGTGACGCAGCGTGGTATCAATTTCGAGTTTGGCTGGAATATTTTGGAAAGATATACGGAAAAATAACCGTAGCTGTTCCCCCTCAATACACCAGTATTAATTGCTCAAATTGTGGTAACGAAGTTAAGAAAACACTCAGCACCAGAACTCATAAATGTAGTTGTGGACTGGTGTTATGTCGGGATACTAATGCTGCAATCAATATCTTGACTAAAGGATTAGGTACGGTAGGGCATACCGGAACTTGGGCGCAAGACGCTCTAAACGCTTGGGGAGAGTTGTCCCTCTATTTAGATTCAGTAATGGATCTAGACAAGGACTCTCGCTGAACCAAGAATCCCCCGATTTTTAATCGGGGGAGTGTCAACCCTCCTGATCCTGCTTGGTAAGGGGGGTGAATTGATCGCCTTTCCTCTAGGACTAAAAACCCTTGCTGAAAAGGATTCTAGCTATTCTGAAAAAAAACTTTCCCAAAACCCTTGCAAAAATCAAAATAAAATGCTTAGATATAAAAATGTGAGAATTCAAAAACGAATTAACACATAACCCAATACGGGGGCGTGGCGGAATGGTAGACGCTACGGACTTAAGATAAATTGAGCCTTGAGGCGAGAAATTCCTCAAGTGTAAGCTGTCAAATTCAGGGAAACCTAAATCTGTGAATTCAGACAAGGCAATCCTGAGCCAAGCCGAAGGGTATTAGAAATGAGGGAGAGAAAGTTTCCCCAATCTAAGATCAAAACTTCGGAAGGTGCAGAGACTCGACGGGAGCTACCCTAACGTTAAGCCGAGGGTAAAGAGAGAGTCCAATTCTCAACGCCAATGGGCAGTAGCGAAAGCTGCGGGAGAATGAAAATCCGTTGACCCTTATCCGGTCGTGTGGGTTCAAGTCCCACCGCCCCCATACCTAAAAATATAGTCAATATTATTAGTTTGTAAGGTGCTGTTTAAGCATCCTACAATAATATTATGCAGGTGAAACGCACATTAACAATTCTCCAGCACTATTTACAAACTAAATATTTTAGACAATTTAATAGTCGAGAACAGTTATTAACTTGGCAAAATCAACAGGTTCAAAAGTTTTTAAAGGTGATTGTACCTCAATCTCCCTTTTATCAAAAGTATTATCAAGGTTTAGACTTGCAAGATTGGAAAAATTTTCCCCTGATTGATAAGGCTACAATGATGGAAAATTTTGATCAACTCAATACTGTTGGAATTGCAGCATCAGAGGCGTTTGAAATCGCATTGAAAGCCGAACAAACGCGGAATTTTAGCTCTAATTTTCGAGGTTATACGGTTGGGTTATCAACGGGAACCAGTGGAAACCGAGGATTATTTTTAGTCAGTTCTCAGGAACAAAGAATATGGGCAGGAACGATTTTAGCAAAATTATTACCCAATTTTATTCTATTTCCTGAGAAAATCGCATTTTTTTTGAGGGCAAATAGTCGATTATATGAAACGGTCAAAAGTCGGCGTTTGCAGTTTAATTTTTTTGATTTATTAGAACCTATTACGGATCATATTCAAGGGTTAAATCAGGATCAACCCACAATTTTAGTCGCTCCTGCTTCTTTATTACGATTATTAGCAGAATCTCAAAAACAAGGAGTTTTAAAAATATCCCCGAAAAAAATAGTCTCTGTTGCAGAGGTACTTGATCCCTTAGATGCTAATTATATTAGTGGAGTTTTTAATCAAATTATTCATCAAGTTTATCAATGTACAGAAGGATTTTTAGGTTTTACCTGTGACTATGGAACTTTACATCTTAACGAGGACATTGTTGCTATTCAGACAGAATATATAGATGAAAAAAAATCAAGATTTATGCCGATTATAACAGATTTTAGACGAACAACACAACCGATTATCCGTTATCGTCTGAATGATATTTTAGTAGAGCGTAAAACACCGTGTAAATGTGGGTCGGTATTAATGGCAATTGAACGAATTGAAGGACGACAGGATGATATTTTTTATCTCCCTCATCGGTCTACAAATGAATGGGTGACAATTTTTCCTGATTTTATTCGCAGAGCAATTGTTATGGTTTCTACGGATATTGAAGATTATCAAGTCATGCAGTTAAGTTTAAATCGGATAGAAGTTGCTTTAAAAGTTAGCAATAGCCAAAAACAGATGATTCAAGAGGAGGTTATGAAATCGTTGCGATCGCTTTTTGAACGTCTGCACTGTGATCAGCCTGAAATTGTATTTCTTGATCAATTTCCTGCTATTCCAAAAGGTCAAAAACGTCGGAGAGTTTGGCAAAAAGATAGTGAAATTAGAGGCGTTTTTAATGGGTAAAGATAAGGTGGTGCGTGCGCGGAGCTTACGCACCCTACGTTTAGAGCATTTTTAAATTGAGTTGATTGGCGAATTGCTGTAGATGTTTTTGCCTCCATTGAGCATCTTTTTTACGATTTGTTGGAATTTCTAAAATCCTAATTCCTGTTTCTGGAAGGGGATTTAATCGTTGTTTTAACTGTTCCCAAGATAGGATGTTTTCATATTTAATATTATAAGTTACAGCTAATTGAGAAAAATCAATATTTTGAGGGGTAGTAAAATAGTCCTCGAAGGGAGGATCAAATTGAGAAATGGGTAACATTTCAAAAATTCCACCCCCATTATTATTGATTAAAATAATTGTTAAATGTCCGATGAATTGATTCCTAATTAAAAATCCATTAGTGTCATGAAGTAAAGCTAAATCTCCTGTTAATAAAATACTACTTTGTTGATGATGGGCAATTCCTAACGCGGTGGATAGAGTTCCATCAATGCCATTAGCTCCCCGATTAAAAAAGGGTTGAATGTTTAAATTATTAGGAATCCAAAAAAACTCTACATCTCTTACTGGCATACTATTTGCAATAAAAATTGGTGTATTTTTAGGTAAAATATTAGGGAGAAAACTAGCAATTTTAGGTTCTATTAATAGATTAATGGGTTCTACTTGTTGCTCAATGACGGTTCTCGCTTGAGCTTCTAATTTACACCAAAGATGACAATAGAATTGAGATTGAGTTAAATTAATCGGTTCTGGATTTTTCCCTTGATGAATTTGTTCTGATAGCTGTTCGATAGATATCCTCAAATGGGTTGTTTTTCCATGTAACCCATCTAAATTTTGATAGGTTGGGTCAAGAATAAAATAATCCGGTTGTAGTTGCTCTAACCAGTTTCTGAGGGTTTTACTGGTGGGTAAATCTCCAATTTGAATCACAACTTGAGGCGCGAGTTTGTCCGCTAATATTGAATTTTTCAGGATTAAATTATAGGTTGAAATTAAATAGGGATTAAGGTTAGAATAATTTCTAACGGGGGATAATCCCTCTGCTAATACGGGATAATTTAATTGTTTAGCAAGTTGGGCGATCGCTTGACAATAAACCTCGGAATTTTGAGGTTGAGCGACACCCGCAATAATAATTCCTTGAGAATAATTATACCACTGTTTAAAATAATTTTCAACATCAAAACTAGAGAAAACAGAAGTTTTTACTGAATTTATTGTACTGAAAAAATTATCAGGAAATATCGCTTTTAACGCTTCTGTTTCCGGTTGATAAACGGGATGTAATGGATCACGAAAGGGAATATTAAGATGAACAACACCGGGAATAGGAAGTTGCGATCGCTCCCAAGCATAAATCAAGGTTTGTCGCAAATAACGTAACAATCCTAAATCTAAACTAGGGATGGTTAATTCTGTTTGAAAATTGGGATAATTGCCATATAATTTAACTTGATCAATGGTTTGACCCCCATGACAATCTCTTAATTCAGGGGGACGATCTGCTGTTAAAATTAATAAAGCAACTCGGCTTTCTTTAGCTTCTATAATAGCGGGATAAAAATTAGCTCCTGCGGTTCCTGAAGTACAAACTAAAACCGTTGGTAAACCCGAATTTTTAGCAATACCTAAAGCAAAAAATGAGGCAGAACGTTCATCTAAAATGGGAATTGTTTCAATATTAGAATGTTGAGCAAAAGCAATCGTTAAAGGGGTAGAACGGGAACCGGGACAAAGAATAGCAGTTTTTAATCCTAATTGAGCCAGGGTTTCCACTACTACAGAAGCCCAAACTGTGTTAATATTACGGAAGTCAATCATTTTATCTTAATTAATCTAAAGTTTAATTTAACCCAGGAACTCAACCATGTCTTTTGTAGGTTTACATATTCATAGTGATTATAGTTTACTCGATGGTGCGTCTCAATTACCTCAATTAATTGATCGAGCGTTAGAGTTAGGAATGCCTGCGATCGCTGTCACCGATCACGGTGTTATGTATGGGGCAATTGAGTTAATTAAAACTTGCCGAAATAAAGGGATAAAACCCATAATTGGCAATGAGATGTATGTGATTAATGGGGATATTAAAGTTCAGGATCAGAAGGGTGAGAAACGAAGAAAATATCATCAAGTGGTCTTGGCTAAAAATACCCAAGGTTATAAAAACTTAGTTAAACTAACCACCATTTCACACTTGCAAGGGTTTCAAGGAAAAGGCATTTTTGCACGTCCCTGTATTAATAAAGAACTATTAGAACAATATCATGAAGGGTTAATTGTTACCAGCGCTTGTTTAGGGGGAGAAATTCCCCAAGCGATTTTACAAGGACGTTATGATGTGGCGAGGGAAGTCGCTCAATGGTATCAAAGGGTATTTGGAGAGGATTTTTATTTAGAAATTCAAGATCATGGTTCTCCAGAAGATCGGATGGTGAATGTTGAGATTGTTAAAATTAGTCAAGAATTAAATATTAAAATTGTAGCCACTAATGATTCCCATTTTATCTCCTGTAATGATGTAGAAGCCCATGATGCGTTACTTTGTATTAATACTCAAAAATTAATTAGTGAAGAAAAACGGATGCGTTATAGCGGGACAGAATATTTAAAATCTGCCGAAGAAATGGCGCAATTATTTCGAGATCATTTATCGGATGATATCATTCAAGAAGCGATTAATAATACGGTAGAAGTTGCCAATAAAGTTGAACCTTATTCCGGTATTTTAGGAGAACCTCGCATCCCTGACTATCCCATTCCAAGTGATCATACGGCCGATACTTATTTAGAAGAAGTGACTTGGAAAGGGTT is part of the Planktothrix serta PCC 8927 genome and harbors:
- a CDS encoding RNA-guided endonuclease InsQ/TnpB family protein — encoded protein: MLVYEFKLKGKAEQYRLIDEAIRTALFIRNKCIRHWLDNSKVGKYDLSAYCKVLASEFSFAKKLNSMARQASADRAWSAISRFYDNCKKKVKGKKGFPRFKKRGHSVEYKTTGWKLSEDRKYLTLTDSFGMGKLKLIGTHDLHFYQLADIKRVRLIRRADGYYAQFCINHNREIRTELTKRMIGLDVGLTNFYTDSDGNKVDNPRFLRPSEKSLKRLQKRVSKKFRRGQKQSNNYIKAKQKLAKKHLKVSRQRKDWACKLAQCVIQSNDLIAYEDLQVRNMVKNHKLAKSISDAAWYQFRVWLEYFGKIYGKITVAVPPQYTSINCSNCGNEVKKTLSTRTHKCSCGLVLCRDTNAAINILTKGLGTVGHTGTWAQDALNAWGELSLYLDSVMDLDKDSR
- a CDS encoding F390 synthetase-related protein; protein product: MQVKRTLTILQHYLQTKYFRQFNSREQLLTWQNQQVQKFLKVIVPQSPFYQKYYQGLDLQDWKNFPLIDKATMMENFDQLNTVGIAASEAFEIALKAEQTRNFSSNFRGYTVGLSTGTSGNRGLFLVSSQEQRIWAGTILAKLLPNFILFPEKIAFFLRANSRLYETVKSRRLQFNFFDLLEPITDHIQGLNQDQPTILVAPASLLRLLAESQKQGVLKISPKKIVSVAEVLDPLDANYISGVFNQIIHQVYQCTEGFLGFTCDYGTLHLNEDIVAIQTEYIDEKKSRFMPIITDFRRTTQPIIRYRLNDILVERKTPCKCGSVLMAIERIEGRQDDIFYLPHRSTNEWVTIFPDFIRRAIVMVSTDIEDYQVMQLSLNRIEVALKVSNSQKQMIQEEVMKSLRSLFERLHCDQPEIVFLDQFPAIPKGQKRRRVWQKDSEIRGVFNG
- the menD gene encoding 2-succinyl-5-enolpyruvyl-6-hydroxy-3-cyclohexene-1-carboxylic-acid synthase, with the protein product MIDFRNINTVWASVVVETLAQLGLKTAILCPGSRSTPLTIAFAQHSNIETIPILDERSASFFALGIAKNSGLPTVLVCTSGTAGANFYPAIIEAKESRVALLILTADRPPELRDCHGGQTIDQVKLYGNYPNFQTELTIPSLDLGLLRYLRQTLIYAWERSQLPIPGVVHLNIPFRDPLHPVYQPETEALKAIFPDNFFSTINSVKTSVFSSFDVENYFKQWYNYSQGIIIAGVAQPQNSEVYCQAIAQLAKQLNYPVLAEGLSPVRNYSNLNPYLISTYNLILKNSILADKLAPQVVIQIGDLPTSKTLRNWLEQLQPDYFILDPTYQNLDGLHGKTTHLRISIEQLSEQIHQGKNPEPINLTQSQFYCHLWCKLEAQARTVIEQQVEPINLLIEPKIASFLPNILPKNTPIFIANSMPVRDVEFFWIPNNLNIQPFFNRGANGIDGTLSTALGIAHHQQSSILLTGDLALLHDTNGFLIRNQFIGHLTIILINNNGGGIFEMLPISQFDPPFEDYFTTPQNIDFSQLAVTYNIKYENILSWEQLKQRLNPLPETGIRILEIPTNRKKDAQWRQKHLQQFANQLNLKML